Part of the Aureitalea marina genome, GAGTAGGATCTAAAGCAAAAGACAAGAAGAAACCTCGTCATTAAGGCGAATCTACCCCATAAACCAACCCTCCAGTACTTCGTGCCGGAGGGTTTTTTGTTTTGTAAATTTGAAAAAAACTTAGCTTGAGGATCGAACAACTTTACGAGGTGTACCGGCAGAGTTCAGGTATCTGTACAGATACCCGGAAGATCCAGCCTAACTGTCTCTTCGTAGCTCTAAGGGGGCCAAATTTCAACGGGAATGAATACGCCCAGGAGGCACTTGATAAAGGAGCCTACAAGGTAATCTTAGACGACCTGCGTTTCCACAAGAACACCGGTGAGACCATTTGCCATGGTGATTCTTTAAAGTTACTTCAGAAACTAGCCACCTATCACCGAGGGCAACTGGGAATTCCAATTATCTCTCTTACGGGGAGTAATGGTAAGACGACAACCAAGGAACTCATTCATCTGGTGCTGGCTAAGAAATTCAATACCCAAGCGACTCAGGGTAATTTGAACAATCATATCGGCGTTCCGCTTACATTGCTCGCGATGAACGAGAAAACTGAACTGGGTGTGGTCGAAATGGGGGCTAATCACCAGGGGGAAATCGCGGCCTTATCAGAGATCGCCCTACCCGATTTTGGATATATCACCAATTTCGGCAAAGCTCACCTGGAAGGCTTTGGAGGCGAAGAAGGCGTTATCAAGGGAAAGTCTGAACTCTACAGACACTTGGCGGCGCGCAACAAAAAGGTCTTTGTAAATGGGAATGATCCCAAACAATTAGAATTGACGGAAGGCATGGATCGGTTCGTTTTCGGTCCAGATGACTCAGACTGTCCCATTCAATTGTTAGAGCACCAGCATGGATTGAAGATCAAATACCGCCAACTATTGATCCAACCTCATCTGACGGGGGTATACAATTTTCACAATATCGCCGCGGCTATCGCCATGGGTCATATACTTGGTATTGAACCCGAAGCGATTAAAGAGGCTATTGAGACCTATATGCCGGATAACAACAGATCTCAATTAACCGAGATCAAGGGACGCAAGGTATTTAAGGATGCATACAACGCTAACCCAAGTAGCATGGTGGTTGCAATAGACAACTTCGTTCAGATGACCTCCACACCAAGGATCTTGATACTTGGAGATATGTTCGAGTTAGGTGAGGATGCTGCGAAAGAACACCAAGAGATCGCCAATAAGGCCGGCAGTTTGAGAGACACTACGGTATTCCTTGTTGGAGAACACTTTGATCGAGTAAAGGCTGAAGAACATATGCATCAATTTTCCACCTACTCCGACTTGGAAGAGTATTTACAGAATAATGAGCTAGCCCCAGGCCCATTAATGATAAAGGGATCCCGCGGTATGGCCCTGGAACGAGTGTTGGAGCTGCTCTAGGGAGTCAATCTTACAATTTAAATTCAACTTAACATCTTTTTGTTTAACGTTATTGTATTTTTGTTAAACAATTTAGATG contains:
- a CDS encoding UDP-N-acetylmuramoyl-tripeptide--D-alanyl-D-alanine ligase, translated to MRIEQLYEVYRQSSGICTDTRKIQPNCLFVALRGPNFNGNEYAQEALDKGAYKVILDDLRFHKNTGETICHGDSLKLLQKLATYHRGQLGIPIISLTGSNGKTTTKELIHLVLAKKFNTQATQGNLNNHIGVPLTLLAMNEKTELGVVEMGANHQGEIAALSEIALPDFGYITNFGKAHLEGFGGEEGVIKGKSELYRHLAARNKKVFVNGNDPKQLELTEGMDRFVFGPDDSDCPIQLLEHQHGLKIKYRQLLIQPHLTGVYNFHNIAAAIAMGHILGIEPEAIKEAIETYMPDNNRSQLTEIKGRKVFKDAYNANPSSMVVAIDNFVQMTSTPRILILGDMFELGEDAAKEHQEIANKAGSLRDTTVFLVGEHFDRVKAEEHMHQFSTYSDLEEYLQNNELAPGPLMIKGSRGMALERVLELL